ATAAGCACGAAAATGATTATGTCGATGAGTTTTTCTCCAATGAAAGGTCCGTTCTCTCAGCCATTGTGGTAATACATCAGCAcgtttatatatgtttacaaaattgatcaaatttataaggttttataaatattgttctACAacacttctttttcatttttctgtCTTTATTGTACCTTTATTTAATTCTCTTAATTTTCTTATTAGGTTTACACTAGCATATTCAGAGAGTGTATATCCTGTTGGTGATAAAACATATTGGGATATTCCTCCCCATGTAGCTTCGTTTGTTTGTCGCCCTCCATCTACACGCTTTCCTAGTGGGAGGAGGAAAAAAAAGAGGATACCAAGTTCGTGGGAGTATGGAAAATATCGGCCCATATCTAAACCATCACCCAAGGCTTACAAATGCAGCAGATGTGGACAGAAAGGACACAACAAAGGTAGTTGTGTAAGGCCTATTTGATAACAGAGTAGTATAAAAACTTGTGTgcaattgattattttatatgatgTTATAAGAGAGAATTGGAATCGAATAGATTTTGGGGAACCTTTTACTATTACATTTTATCgttttataatgatttataaagttTACAGGTGTCTAATAGAAGTTATGttccttttatttttacatCTATCATTTTATAATGCTTTATAAATTTTGCAGGTGTCTAATAGAAgttatgttatttattataCGAAATGTGTGGTTACATAAACTACCCTTTATAAATCATTAGGATTCAGATTAATTGTAGAAATTATATGTTCGTTTGATATCTTAGCTTACTTGCatgaacataaataaaatatgtttcctTAGCAAAGGTTTAAGGtacaaaccaaaatatattttcctcATCATGAAGGATTAAGGGACAAGCCAAAAGATGTTCCTCATTGAAGACATCATCAAAAGATAACACACTAAAACTGAAAAAGTTCCATAGATATTTGTTAAAAGTACTAAAAAACTGAAAGAGCTTCATTTCTTCAAATTCGCGATGCTTCTAATCGGCATTTTTAAGATCTTCCAAAACACTTCCTATCACATCATCAGCTGAATCTTTCTCaaattgtttcttttgttttttcgaTTTGGGGGTGCCAACATTGTGTTCCTTTATAAGCATAACAATTAAGAAAATCAGAAATGATAATTGGATGTAGTCAatgaaatttgaaagaatattttataaaccattatacaTAGAGAGATATTTACCTTATTTCCTCTTCCATTCTTCTTTGTAAACTTCACGTGCTTTTTAGATGCATCCTCATTCCCTTCTCCATCCTTCAATTTTAATGACACAATAAGTAAAGTTACATAGAgcatattaaacatttaaaaagtcaatcagtttataaagacttataaatcaGCTTACTTCATTGGTTTCTGCATGATCTTCTACTTGTTGTTGTACTTCACGTGGGGGTGTTACACCTTTCTTCTTTCCCTTATATTACAAGACAAATAAATAACTTAGCAATTTCGATTTTAATAACAGCTGATAATCAGAAAGAacattttataaactattatacaCAGAGAGATATTTACCTTAGTTACTCTTTCACTTTTCCTTGTAACCTTCACGGGCTTTTCATATGCATACTCATTTTCTTCTCCATCCTTCAATTTTGATGacacaataaaaaaagttacataGAGTATACTAAACAACATTTTATAAAGCATTATACACAGAGAGATATTCACCTTAGTTCCTCTTTTACTTTTCCTTGTACCCTTCATGGGCTTTTCAGATGCATCCTCATTTACTTCTCCACCCTTCAATTTTGATGacacaataaaaaaagttacatTGATTATACTAAACAgcattttataaacccttatacaCTGAGAGATATTCACCTTAGTTCCTCTTTTACTTTTCCTTGTACCCTTCATGGGCTTTTCAGATGCATCCTCATTTACTTCTCCACCCTTCAATTTTGATGacacaataaaaaaagttacatTGATTATACTAAACAGCATTTTATAAAGCATTATACACAGAGAGATATTTACCTTAGTTACTCTTTCACTTTTCCTTGTAACCTTCACGGGCTTTTCATATGCATCCTCATTTTCTTCTCCATCCTTCAATTTTGATGacacaataaaaaaagttacataGATTATACTAAACAacattttataaacccttatacaCTGAGAGATATTTACCTTTCTTCCACGTTTCTTTGAACCTTTCACGGGGTTTTCAGATCCATTTTCCTTAGCACCGACGTCAACATCTGTATTGACTTCTGTGTCATCCTCTTGTTGTTGCTCCTCTTCCTCTTGTTTCTGTTCCTATTTCAATTAAaggattacatatttataatgatttataaatttaaaacgattgttcagtttataaagatttataaatcagCTTACTTCATTGGTTTCCGGATTTTCACTCTCTTTATCACCGTCGTCCACATCGTCTTCTgtatcctcttcttcttgttgttcctcttcttcttgtggctgttcctatttaaaaaaaaaaagattacatatTCTTAATGATTTATAATTCTATAACGGTTTTCAATTTATAAAGGGTTATAAATAAGCTTACTTCATTGACTTCTGCGTCATCCTCTTGGTGTTGTTCCTCTTCCTCTTGTGTCTGTCCCTATTTCAATAAAaggattacatatttataatgatttataaatttaaaacgattGTTCAGTttttaaagatttataaatcagCTTACTTCATTGGTTTCCGGATTTTCACTCTCTTTATCACCATCGTCCACATCGTCTTCTGTATcatcttcttgttgttgttcctcttcttcttgtggttgttcctattttaaaaaaaaaattacatatttttaatgatttataattCTATAACGGTTTTCAATTTATAAAGTGTTATAAATAAGCTTACTTCATTGACTTCGACTTCtacatcatcttcatcttgatGTCCTACTTCACGTGGAGGTCTTACACCATTCTTCTTTCTCTAatattacaagaaaaaaaactagcTTAGCAATTTCGAATTTAATAACaacattataaaatatcaaaaataaaataaccttAGCGATTTCCTTTCTTTTGGCATCTATATAAACTCCTAAAACTTCATTTTCGTCAAGTTCATAATCGGCATTCTGTCCATTTACCTGAAATATTATATGTGAGCTCACACACATTGTATTAAGAATATGAAGACGTTATAGATAGCAAACCTTGGTTTTTGTGGCGGCTTCAGTTTCTTTTGACTTCTCAGTTTCCTGTTACAAGTTAGAAGCATATGAATCTTTTTGTCATTTACAACACGAAACAAATATAGAAAGTAGTTTACCTTCACAGTTTCTCCACGAATGTTCAAAAGACCTTCAAGGTACTTCACTCTTTCTTCAAGAGACACTACCTTATTATTGAGGAATTCAATCTTTTCTTGATCAGTTGCATCAATCCCAGGAACAGAATTATTTTCGTCCACTTCAGCTTCAGCAACGGCAATGTCGACACTTCTATTGAGCCAATCTTGTCTCTTCAAACGATATCCTCTTTTGACAAGATCAACAACTCTTCCAAATTCACAGTCAACATCTTCAACCAAGTCGCTATGCAATCCGGGATCTCCAAGGATACATTTGACATCAACCTGACAAGTGTTTGCATATGATCAAACAATCGGTAAAAGAAGAATGCAAAGACTAAAACagttttataaaacattataaacgGTTACCTTCTCCATTTGGTCGAATCTGTTAACCTCCTCAATAGTAAGCGCTTTGGTTTCTTTCCAATGCAAGCACAAGGGAAACTGAATTCCATCATCGCTAATACCAAAGAATGTGCCTAGTTGATTCACAGAAGATAACGCCCAGAGCTGAAGCGCATATATAAAGCCACAAATCGCGTATTGATTATTCTCCGTCAGCTTTGCATAGGTAAAGCTCTTCACTTCTTTCAGTAAATAATCAAAGGCCAAATTCCCCCAGGGATACTTGCAAAACTCTTTGAAATTTCTAGCTCTAAGCAGACGCTCTTCTGGAATACTTGTCACCGGATTGCTTGCCATCAATATCCCTTCCACAAGGATTGTAGCTCCCAATCTTAATCTCTGATCAGCAGTAAGCTCTTTACTCTTTTCGACAAGAAGCTTAAGCAAGGTGTTTAGAGTTTGATTCTTGTTCATCCATggatctttcttcttcttttttgttgctGAAGTCTcggcttcatcttcatctttatcaacaaCACAAGGCAGACCCGTTGTCAAGTGGAATTCTCTTAGAGAAAACCTCATTAGTTGTTCTCCAAAAGTAAACCACAAACCCTTCTCGCCTATATCAATTCTCCTTAAGAGTAAGTGATGAATCAAATGCCTTGAAAACACCATAAGCTTCTGCTTCCTTCCCATCTTAATTACCGGAGCCAAGAATGAATCTTCAAGCTTCTTGAATTCTTTGCCCAAAAGGGTTTCAACTTTACCAACCAACTTCAGATTGGAGCGCTTGTTAATTCTTTGCAATACGACTCCTTTTGTACCAGTTTCGGAGATTCTTTTTGGCAAAGCAATCTTGTCATTAGACTCACTCATCGTTTCACCTGAAACAATTCAAAATGGCAATGTCAAAGATATGTTTTATAATGACTTATAAAGGTTTTGTTTATCAACACTTGTAAATCATAATAGATCATTCTAAAATCGATTAACCACATCAAAAACGAAAGAACTAGCAATGAAATATATCGCAAATGACAGAGTGAGAAGAAGAATCGCTAAGAAGAACCAATAACATTACCGGAGTTAAGAGAAATCGATGGTGAAAAGTAAGTTTTTGTAACCAAAGAAATGTAGAACGGCGGAGTATAAATAGAGATCAAAAGATGCGCTTCAGCTCTGTATCAGAAGAGACGCGAACGGAGGAAGGCGATGAAAAGTCCCGACTTTTTACCCTAATTCGTGacggttttattttttttacactaAGGCCCAATTTCGATTATCAATGTTTAAGGCCCAAGTTTATTTATGGTTTAATGCTTAGAAAACggttttataaactattatagatTAACAAGCTTctgcaaaatatttatatgctttttaaaaaattttattaacccttataaattattatatagagATTCATAAgtctttattaattattgtcaaaatttgtaaatcattttatacagatttataaatcttttaaaattgtttataggTCTTTATATATTAccttattttataaatcttcaTAAAACCTTATAAGCCCTTCAAAAtaattgtcaaaattttatatagatttAGAAGCCCTTGTAAACTATTTATTGCTCTTATAAACTACACATATTTGTAagtctttataaattatttataggctTTTATAAATCATAATCTACATTTTACCTCGTGGAATCTCTTGAGGGTCTATGATTGGAGTGGCTACATCATCCATCATATCTTCTGATTCATGAGGTAATGGTAACTCCTTTCCCTACACATcattagtaaaaatatatagtttaaagataagaaaaagaagcCTATGAGAACACATATATAGGTGATAGTCTAAAACTTACATATATGGTTTCATGGTTTTGTGTTTCAGCCTCAGTGGCTTCTAAAACAGAAGTGTTTCTGTGTCTCTCGAGAGAGGATGTGATTTCTGTGGCATCATCATTCACCTTATCCTCTTCATTGGATTCTAAAACAAGTGTGATACTAGGGCTCTCTTGATCGGATCTGATTTTGGTGGCATCATCATTCAACGTATCATCTTCATCGGTGGCAAGTGTGTTACTAGGACTATCTTGACCGGGTCTGATTGGTGTGCCAGCATTATTTTCAAATTCTCTCTGCAAAAATGGTGTAGGAAGATTTTAAATTGCACcaaaaatgaatacaaattaTGTGTGAGAAAATACCTCATGTGCGCGAATCCAACTACCACCACCTAGCCACTCCATTGACAGCCTAATCTCAGTATAATTAAAAACCGCATCCTCTTTTGTGGCAGCGAAATACACTTTGTATTTGTTTTCAAGGAGAATTTCCGTCACTCGACCTTTGCGCCACCCATGGGTAACAACCACTTCAACATAGTCGTTCAGACTGTACTCTGCACAAAGATCTCGAGGAGGAGATGGCCTTATTTTGCAAATATCAACTATTAAATGTTTTCCTTCCGCTTCATCACTCGAATTTTGTGAGATTGTACATCTTTTGATCAGAAATTTTCTTCTATCATCTCCTTGTTTCCGAACTTCTGTAATTACCAATGCTCGGACCCaaattttttccttttcactTTCACTAATTTCACGGGTCATTTCCACCAACTTCCCTCTCGTAAACATGTGTTGACTCAATACCTTCAATTCCAAAACAATCATATATAAGCTAAAGCCCTCaaacattcaaaattttataacttaaaacatacaaaaaaaaacaataccttGTTTTTGCTTTTGACCCATTTGGAGCCGATCCAATCAGCATGAGGTCTCAGTTGGCTTCTGATGAATCTCATTATGTCTGGTGgatcatcaaagtaaaccaaAAAACTACCATCTGGCCTTTCAACTACGATAACACCAGTCCACCAACCATTATTAAAATAAGCATCCACCACCGACCCTTCCTTGAATACGACACCCTCATTCAGACACTCTGGCGGGACTGGCCGAATAAAACTTCTTTCAATAGTTTCCTTCAAAGGACTTACACCATCTTCGTTGAACATAGTTTTGTAACTAACCCGAAGCTTTTTTCCTGTTACTCTCGTCGGATTTTGCTCGAGGATAGCTCTATACCAAGAACCTCTGAACCCATCTTCTTGAATAGATACTTCTACTTCACAATCTTTGGCAATAGACAaaagttttccttttttcttcaaattatttttcatcttCCTGAGGAGGAATCGGAAATGcagatcacaaaaaaaaaaatcaagaaaagaaagaaactagGTGAATTAAGATCAAATGAACGACATGCATCCAAGAAACTGAAACAAATTGAGattttagataaatcaattaGGTTCCATACAAAAATTCAATTCGATTTTGGAGTGTATATACAAAAGCAGATAGGAATTTCAATTTGAtctaaattgaatataaaaaatcaaaagagaatACAGTGAATGTTCTTGAATTAACTTTTGCTAAATTCGATTCAAGTTGAATTGGAACTGAAACTGAAACAGATTGAGATTTTAAGTCAATCAATTAGgtttcaaacaaaaattcaaTTCAATTTAGATTGTTGATTCAAAAATGAAGATGAAACTCAATTACCTTTTGCCACGATAATGATTCAAAATGGGGAAGATTGTTGtgttgattcttcttcttgaaaTTTACGGACATAGAGAAACGATGAAGAAAtgatagaaaacaagaaagcaaaaaaaaaaacgtgtcatagtgaagaagatgaagacgtGTCGCGTGAGAAGAGTTAAATTTACTGTTTTGCCATCCCTTTtggtaaatgataaaaaaacagaTAAATCGTTGAGGTCATGGGTCGAACACGGGTTTCTGTCTAAATTGAAATTTTAAGCAACCTCAACTTACCACTAGACCATATTACTTACTCGTTATGATTAGCACGTATACTCATAATGTTGCTTACATATCatcatttttgtatataaactgatttagaagcctttataaattacttttttttatagatttataagtctttataacttttaaattccCCTTTATATATCCTCGTATTGGTGTttacatatcattatttttgtatataatatttgtaaactgatttagaagcctttataaattactttttttatagatttataagtctttataacttttaaattccCCTTTATATATCCTCGTATTGGTGTttacatatcattatttttgtatataatatttgtaaactgatttagaagcctttataaattactttttttatagatttataagtcattataacttttaaattctCCTTTATATATCCTCGTATTGGTGTttacatatcattatttttgtatataatatttgtaaactgatttagaagcctttataaattactttttttatagatttataagtctttataacttttaaattccCCTTTATATATCCTCGTATTGGTGTttacatatcattatttttgtatataatatttgtaaactgatttagaagcctttataaattactttttttatagatttataagtctttataacttttaaattccCCTTTATATATCCTCGTATTGGTGTttacatatcattatttttgtatataatatttgtaaactgatttagaagcctttataaattactttttttatagatttataagtcattataacttttaaattctCCTTTATATATCCTCGTATTGGTGTttacatatcattatttttgtatataatatttgtaaactgatttagaagcctttataaattactttttttatagatttataagtctttataacttttaaatttccCTTTATATATCCTCGTATTGGTGTttacatatcattatttttgtatataatatttgtaaactgatttagaagcctttataaattactttttttatagatttataagtctttataacttttaaatttccctttatatatcctaaactcgATTGATTTTACAAGAGGtaaaaaaacaagttttgttttttatcttatataaatttatatgcccttatacattattttatacagatttataaatcattttggttgtttataCAACTTTATAAACCttaattcttttttgttttatgaactGATGAGCTCTTGAAAAacgatttataaatctttataacttttatataCTCCTTTATATATCGTAAATTCATTTGTAATAAaccattttgttttgattttataagagGTTATAAACTATTTGTAATAATGTGTTATAAAGCTACTGAAATACAAATTTACCATTGAACTTTCTAAATTTAAGGAAAACCATAAATCCAAGTCATAAACTCATAATACTCAGAATTCTACAAACAAAGTTTACCAAACACGCATAAAACAGATAGTTGTTCACACATAACTATAAGCAAGCTATAAAGTTTTTGTTCATTCCCACATTAGTATTCATTGTAATTCCGAGAAGATATCAACCGCCAACTTTTCTCGGATGATTGCAATTTTTTCTTCACTCAGCTTTGTCAAATCCACTATACGCATTGCATGGCACTCTATCAGCTTCAATGCATAAACTCCACTGTCTTCTATTTTAAGAACCTTAAACAAATATGTTTTAGTAATATATTAGcagataaattataatataagttatttGATCTGAAGAACCTGGATACAAATCTACCATAAAGATTTATAAGCGGTTATAAAGATGTTACCTGTGGGAAACCTTCAGATACAATTTTTATCGAGAACTTGCTTGTATCCATG
This genomic interval from Brassica napus cultivar Da-Ae chromosome A6, Da-Ae, whole genome shotgun sequence contains the following:
- the LOC125575885 gene encoding uncharacterized protein LOC125575885 isoform X7 codes for the protein MKNNLKKKGKLLSIAKDCEVEVSIQEDGFRGSWYRAILEQNPTRVTGKKLRVSYKTMFNEDGVSPLKETIERSFIRPVPPECLNEGVVFKEGSVVDAYFNNGWWTGVIVVERPDGSFLVYFDDPPDIMRFIRSQLRPHADWIGSKWVKSKNKVLSQHMFTRGKLVEMTREISESEKEKIWVRALVITEVRKQGDDRRKFLIKRCTISQNSSDEAEGKHLIVDICKIRPSPPRDLCAEYSLNDYVEVVVTHGWRKGRVTEILLENKYKVYFAATKEDAVFNYTEIRLSMEWLGGGSWIRAHEREFENNAGTPIRPGQDSPSNTLATDEDDTLNDDATKIRSDQESPSITLVLESNEEDKVNDDATEITSSLERHRNTSVLEATEAETQNHETIYGKELPLPHESEDMMDDVATPIIDPQEIPRGETMSESNDKIALPKRISETGTKGVVLQRINKRSNLKLVGKVETLLGKEFKKLEDSFLAPVIKMGRKQKLMVFSRHLIHHLLLRRIDIGEKGLWFTFGEQLMRFSLREFHLTTGLPCVVDKDEDEAETSATKKKKKDPWMNKNQTLNTLLKLLVEKSKELTADQRLRLGATILVEGILMASNPVTSIPEERLLRARNFKEFCKYPWGNLAFDYLLKEVKSFTYAKLTENNQYAICGFIYALQLWALSSVNQLGTFFGISDDGIQFPLCLHWKETKALTIEEVNRFDQMEKVDVKCILGDPGLHSDLVEDVDCEFGRVVDLVKRGYRLKRQDWLNRSVDIAVAEAEVDENNSVPGIDATDQEKIEFLNNKVVSLEERVKYLEGLLNIRGETVKETEKSKETEAATKTKRKKNGVRPPREVGHQDEDDVEVEVNEEQPQEEEEQQQEDDTEDDVDDGDKESENPETNEGQTQEEEEQHQEDDAEVNEEQPQEEEEQQEEEDTEDDVDDGDKESENPETNEEQKQEEEEQQQEDDTEVNTDVDVGAKENGSENPVKGSKKRGRKVNISQCIRVYKMLFSIIYVTFFIVSSKLKDGEENEDAYEKPVKVTRKSERVTKVNISLCIMLYKMLFSIINVTFFIVSSKLKGGEVNEDASEKPMKGTRKSKRGTKVNISQCIRVYKMLFSIINVTFFIVSSKLKGGEVNEDASEKPMKGTRKSKRGTKVNISLCIMLYKMLFSILYVTFFIVSSKLKDGEENEYAYEKPVKVTRKSERVTKGKKKGVTPPREVQQQVEDHAETNEDGEGNEDASKKHVKFTKKNGRGNKEHNVGTPKSKKQKKQFEKDSADDVIGSVLEDLKNAD
- the LOC125575885 gene encoding uncharacterized protein LOC125575885 isoform X17 → MKNNLKKKGKLLSIAKDCEVEVSIQEDGFRGSWYRAILEQNPTRVTGKKLRVSYKTMFNEDGVSPLKETIERSFIRPVPPECLNEGVVFKEGSVVDAYFNNGWWTGVIVVERPDGSFLVYFDDPPDIMRFIRSQLRPHADWIGSKWVKSKNKVLSQHMFTRGKLVEMTREISESEKEKIWVRALVITEVRKQGDDRRKFLIKRCTISQNSSDEAEGKHLIVDICKIRPSPPRDLCAEYSLNDYVEVVVTHGWRKGRVTEILLENKYKVYFAATKEDAVFNYTEIRLSMEWLGGGSWIRAHEREFENNAGTPIRPGQDSPSNTLATDEDDTLNDDATKIRSDQESPSITLVLESNEEDKVNDDATEITSSLERHRNTSVLEATEAETQNHETIYGKELPLPHESEDMMDDVATPIIDPQEIPRGETMSESNDKIALPKRISETGTKGVVLQRINKRSNLKLVGKVETLLGKEFKKLEDSFLAPVIKMGRKQKLMVFSRHLIHHLLLRRIDIGEKGLWFTFGEQLMRFSLREFHLTTGLPCVVDKDEDEAETSATKKKKKDPWMNKNQTLNTLLKLLVEKSKELTADQRLRLGATILVEGILMASNPVTSIPEERLLRARNFKEFCKYPWGNLAFDYLLKEVKSFTYAKLTENNQYAICGFIYALQLWALSSVNQLGTFFGISDDGIQFPLCLHWKETKALTIEEVNRFDQMEKVDVKCILGDPGLHSDLVEDVDCEFGRVVDLVKRGYRLKRQDWLNRSVDIAVAEAEVDENNSVPGIDATDQEKIEFLNNKVVSLEERVKYLEGLLNIRGETVKETEKSKETEAATKTKVNGQNADYELDENEVLGVYIDAKRKEIAKRKKNGVRPPREVGHQDEDDVEVEVNEEQPQEEEEQQQEDDTEDDVDDGDKESENPETNEGQTQEEEEQHQEDDAEVNEEQPQEEEEQQEEEDTEDDVDDGDKESENPETNEEQKQEEEEQQQEDDTEVNTDVDVGAKENGSENPVKGSKKRGRKDGEENEDAYEKPVKVTRKSERVTKGGEVNEDASEKPMKGTRKSKRGTKGGEVNEDASEKPMKGTRKSKRGTKVNISLCIMLYKMLFSILYVTFFIVSSKLKDGEENEYAYEKPVKVTRKSERVTKGKKKGVTPPREVQQQVEDHAETNEDGEGNEDASKKHVKFTKKNGRGNKEHNVGTPKSKKQKKQFEKDSADDVIGSVLEDLKNAD
- the LOC125575885 gene encoding uncharacterized protein LOC125575885 isoform X18, with product MKNNLKKKGKLLSIAKDCEVEVSIQEDGFRGSWYRAILEQNPTRVTGKKLRVSYKTMFNEDGVSPLKETIERSFIRPVPPECLNEGVVFKEGSVVDAYFNNGWWTGVIVVERPDGSFLVYFDDPPDIMRFIRSQLRPHADWIGSKWVKSKNKVLSQHMFTRGKLVEMTREISESEKEKIWVRALVITEVRKQGDDRRKFLIKRCTISQNSSDEAEGKHLIVDICKIRPSPPRDLCAEYSLNDYVEVVVTHGWRKGRVTEILLENKYKVYFAATKEDAVFNYTEIRLSMEWLGGGSWIRAHEREFENNAGTPIRPGQDSPSNTLATDEDDTLNDDATKIRSDQESPSITLVLESNEEDKVNDDATEITSSLERHRNTSVLEATEAETQNHETIYGKELPLPHESEDMMDDVATPIIDPQEIPRGETMSESNDKIALPKRISETGTKGVVLQRINKRSNLKLVGKVETLLGKEFKKLEDSFLAPVIKMGRKQKLMVFSRHLIHHLLLRRIDIGEKGLWFTFGEQLMRFSLREFHLTTGLPCVVDKDEDEAETSATKKKKKDPWMNKNQTLNTLLKLLVEKSKELTADQRLRLGATILVEGILMASNPVTSIPEERLLRARNFKEFCKYPWGNLAFDYLLKEVKSFTYAKLTENNQYAICGFIYALQLWALSSVNQLGTFFGISDDGIQFPLCLHWKETKALTIEEVNRFDQMEKVDVKCILGDPGLHSDLVEDVDCEFGRVVDLVKRGYRLKRQDWLNRSVDIAVAEAEVDENNSVPGIDATDQEKIEFLNNKVVSLEERVKYLEGLLNIRGETVKETEKSKETEAATKTKVNGQNADYELDENEVLGVYIDAKRKEIAKRKKNGVRPPREVGHQDEDDVEVEVNEEQPQEEEEQQQEDDTEDDVDDGDKESENPETNEEQKQEEEEQQQEDDTEVNTDVDVGAKENGSENPVKGSKKRGRKDGEENEDAYEKPVKVTRKSERVTKGGEVNEDASEKPMKGTRKSKRGTKVNISQCIRVYKMLFSIINVTFFIVSSKLKGGEVNEDASEKPMKGTRKSKRGTKVNISLCIMLYKMLFSILYVTFFIVSSKLKDGEENEYAYEKPVKVTRKSERVTKGKKKGVTPPREVQQQVEDHAETNEDGEGNEDASKKHVKFTKKNGRGNKEHNVGTPKSKKQKKQFEKDSADDVIGSVLEDLKNAD
- the LOC125575885 gene encoding uncharacterized protein LOC125575885 isoform X14; the protein is MKNNLKKKGKLLSIAKDCEVEVSIQEDGFRGSWYRAILEQNPTRVTGKKLRVSYKTMFNEDGVSPLKETIERSFIRPVPPECLNEGVVFKEGSVVDAYFNNGWWTGVIVVERPDGSFLVYFDDPPDIMRFIRSQLRPHADWIGSKWVKSKNKVLSQHMFTRGKLVEMTREISESEKEKIWVRALVITEVRKQGDDRRKFLIKRCTISQNSSDEAEGKHLIVDICKIRPSPPRDLCAEYSLNDYVEVVVTHGWRKGRVTEILLENKYKVYFAATKEDAVFNYTEIRLSMEWLGGGSWIRAHEREFENNAGTPIRPGQDSPSNTLATDEDDTLNDDATKIRSDQESPSITLVLESNEEDKVNDDATEITSSLERHRNTSVLEATEAETQNHETIYGKELPLPHESEDMMDDVATPIIDPQEIPRGETMSESNDKIALPKRISETGTKGVVLQRINKRSNLKLVGKVETLLGKEFKKLEDSFLAPVIKMGRKQKLMVFSRHLIHHLLLRRIDIGEKGLWFTFGEQLMRFSLREFHLTTGLPCVVDKDEDEAETSATKKKKKDPWMNKNQTLNTLLKLLVEKSKELTADQRLRLGATILVEGILMASNPVTSIPEERLLRARNFKEFCKYPWGNLAFDYLLKEVKSFTYAKLTENNQYAICGFIYALQLWALSSVNQLGTFFGISDDGIQFPLCLHWKETKALTIEEVNRFDQMEKVDVKCILGDPGLHSDLVEDVDCEFGRVVDLVKRGYRLKRQDWLNRSVDIAVAEAEVDENNSVPGIDATDQEKIEFLNNKVVSLEERVKYLEGLLNIRGETVKETEKSKETEAATKTKVNGQNADYELDENEVLGVYIDAKRKEIAKRKKNGVRPPREVGHQDEDDVEVEVNEEQPQEEEEQQQEDDTEDDVDDGDKESENPETNEEQKQEEEEQQQEDDTEVNTDVDVGAKENGSENPVKGSKKRGRKDGEENEDAYEKPVKVTRKSERVTKVNISLCIMLYKMLFSIINVTFFIVSSKLKGGEVNEDASEKPMKGTRKSKRGTKVNISQCIRVYKMLFSIINVTFFIVSSKLKGGEVNEDASEKPMKGTRKSKRGTKVNISLCIMLYKMLFSILYVTFFIVSSKLKDGEENEYAYEKPVKVTRKSERVTKGKKKGVTPPREVQQQVEDHAETNEDGEGNEDASKKHVKFTKKNGRGNKEHNVGTPKSKKQKKQFEKDSADDVIGSVLEDLKNAD